A DNA window from Chryseobacterium scophthalmum contains the following coding sequences:
- the recJ gene encoding single-stranded-DNA-specific exonuclease RecJ yields the protein MSQKWIYKPEPDEEIVDGLSSSLGFGTFESKLLVLRGIDNYQKAREFFKPNVTDIHSPFLMADMQKAVERIATAIENGEKIMVYGDYDVDGTTAVALMYLYLRKIVQKKYLDYYIPDRNSEGYGISTEGIDFAKENGFSLIIALDCGIKAIDMINYAKTKDIEFIICDHHLPGDEIPDATAVLDPKRVDCRYPFKELSGCGVGFKLCQGLNTIYKIPESELFELTDLLAISIAADIVSMTGENRVLAKMGLKMLRKTRNMGLRLLIPEDKLSHFEISNIVFEIAPKINAAGRISQGKAAVELMVSDNLKHAHQIVSDIMNLNDERRELDMNSTLSALNQIIESQQQTKFSTIVYHPEWNKGVIGIVASRLTETYYKPTLVFTDGNNGEMVASARSVSDFDVHEALDLCSEYFLKFGGHHAAAGLSMEKSKFEDFKIKFERIVGEKIKDHQKEPSITIDADVDVDEINRDFINFHRKLAPFGPHNMKPNLVLRNQKISGYLKTMGKDNNHLKFYIKQESTGRNIECIGFKLGQFADDFRTKNFDIAFTLEENHWKGNVTHCLNIKDVKFLD from the coding sequence ATGAGCCAAAAATGGATTTATAAACCCGAACCTGATGAAGAAATTGTAGATGGATTGAGTTCGTCGCTTGGTTTTGGAACTTTTGAATCCAAACTATTAGTTCTCAGAGGAATCGACAATTATCAAAAGGCGAGAGAATTTTTCAAACCTAACGTAACCGATATTCACAGCCCTTTTCTGATGGCAGATATGCAAAAAGCAGTAGAACGCATTGCAACAGCTATAGAAAATGGTGAAAAAATTATGGTTTACGGAGATTATGACGTAGACGGAACCACAGCAGTTGCGTTGATGTATCTTTATCTCAGAAAAATTGTTCAGAAAAAATATTTAGATTACTATATTCCAGACCGTAATTCTGAAGGATACGGAATTTCTACCGAAGGAATTGATTTTGCAAAGGAAAATGGCTTTTCGCTTATTATCGCATTAGATTGCGGAATTAAGGCGATTGATATGATTAATTATGCCAAAACCAAAGACATCGAATTTATTATCTGTGATCACCATTTACCCGGAGATGAAATTCCAGATGCAACAGCAGTTTTAGATCCGAAAAGAGTTGACTGTAGGTATCCTTTTAAAGAACTTTCAGGATGTGGCGTAGGTTTTAAACTGTGCCAAGGTCTGAATACCATTTATAAAATTCCCGAATCGGAACTGTTTGAACTGACAGATCTTCTGGCAATTTCTATTGCTGCAGATATTGTTTCGATGACCGGAGAAAACAGAGTTTTAGCAAAAATGGGACTTAAAATGCTCAGAAAAACCCGAAATATGGGACTGAGACTTTTAATCCCGGAAGATAAACTTTCTCATTTTGAAATTTCAAATATTGTTTTTGAAATTGCACCAAAAATCAACGCTGCCGGAAGAATTTCTCAAGGAAAAGCAGCTGTAGAACTGATGGTTTCAGACAACCTGAAACACGCTCACCAAATTGTAAGCGACATCATGAATCTTAATGATGAAAGGCGTGAACTCGACATGAATTCTACCCTTTCAGCACTTAACCAAATCATAGAATCGCAACAGCAGACAAAGTTCTCAACCATTGTTTACCATCCTGAATGGAATAAAGGGGTAATAGGAATTGTTGCTTCAAGACTTACCGAAACTTACTATAAACCTACATTGGTTTTCACAGACGGAAACAATGGTGAAATGGTAGCTTCGGCAAGATCGGTTTCAGATTTTGATGTACATGAAGCATTAGATCTTTGCTCAGAATATTTTTTAAAATTTGGAGGACATCATGCTGCAGCAGGACTTTCTATGGAGAAATCGAAGTTTGAGGATTTCAAAATTAAATTTGAAAGAATTGTTGGTGAAAAAATAAAAGACCATCAAAAAGAACCGTCAATTACCATAGATGCTGATGTTGATGTGGATGAAATTAACAGAGATTTTATCAATTTCCACAGAAAACTGGCTCCTTTCGGACCTCACAATATGAAGCCTAATTTGGTTTTAAGAAATCAGAAAATTTCCGGTTACTTAAAAACGATGGGGAAAGATAATAATCACCTGAAGTTTTACATCAAGCAAGAATCTACCGGAAGAAATATAGAATGTATAGGTTTTAAACTGGGGCAATTTGCAGATGATTTCAGAACTAAAAATTTCGATATCGCTTTTACATTAGAAGAAAATCACTGGAAAGGAAATGTAACGCACTGCTTGAATATTAAGGATGTGAAATTTCTGGATTAG
- a CDS encoding TonB-dependent receptor domain-containing protein, with product MKTQIFIAALFLSGFTFAQEKKSDTVKTQKIEEVVLTKQVFKKQSDRFVYDVAASPVAKGNTTFDLLRQTPLLSTTDDKTLKIVGKNNALIYINGRKTNMDAESVTQFLKNTPAENIQKIEVITVPGSEFQVEASDGIINIILKKKMSDGLNGNMRMSNTQNKYNSSSASFSANYRKDKLGISANLYGGENIQAQHYVLRNGNDLSSNESTGNIDDPNQYLGGYLNFDYQLTEKSNLALSWNSSANKSYNSTVNLFNTIRAYDEDINAFKTNYTNSRNKEDARSYNNSVNLNYELKTDSLGSKLNVNAAYLNYKRFQFTDNKTFVADHSGNNTQLNPSQTTIQNLPQIINNFSSTIDYIQKFKNDFTIAVGGNFNKTKTDNDTKNTTTVYDIDGNIAELFDSNGNTIDNPKYEPNHFIYDENIYGAYLTLEKKFSDKLSGKIGTRYEITNSLGTSDNATEEYRKIERNYNNLLPYLSVNYAINDKNNISYAFSSRMRRPSFWELNPVRNILTETNYTQNNPFVKASSTYNQELTYMFKNSYFLILNHSFFKDVITQVPLQGYAKSMDGKITEQNVLRYIRTNFGDKQEMSAMLGMNKTFFNQYLTMNFNVGVQHNVNNGSLSVDPTNGDIFLDKDGNQIVYSNNIKSTSILIQTNNTIRLDKKKTWFLGVNYFFVDKQQIELGMLKNLSSLDLSLKKNWNDWTFALNITDVLRTNIVEIEDYQTNGNYNYVRNDQFRRGGTFSITYNFGNQKVKKVRNIEGASDDIKSRTR from the coding sequence ATGAAAACTCAAATATTCATCGCAGCACTTTTCTTAAGCGGATTTACTTTTGCCCAGGAAAAAAAATCAGACACAGTAAAAACTCAAAAAATAGAAGAAGTTGTTTTGACAAAGCAGGTTTTTAAAAAGCAAAGCGACCGTTTTGTATATGATGTAGCTGCATCTCCTGTAGCTAAAGGAAACACAACTTTCGATCTATTGAGACAGACTCCCCTACTTTCGACAACAGATGATAAAACATTAAAAATTGTAGGAAAAAATAATGCACTAATCTACATCAATGGTAGAAAAACCAATATGGATGCTGAATCTGTAACGCAGTTTCTAAAAAATACTCCTGCAGAAAATATTCAGAAAATTGAAGTAATTACTGTTCCTGGAAGTGAGTTTCAAGTAGAAGCTTCAGATGGAATTATCAATATTATTCTTAAAAAGAAAATGAGTGACGGCCTGAACGGAAACATGAGAATGTCTAATACTCAAAATAAATACAACAGCAGTTCGGCAAGTTTTTCAGCAAACTACAGAAAAGATAAGTTGGGAATTAGTGCCAATTTGTATGGAGGAGAAAATATTCAGGCACAACATTATGTTTTACGAAACGGAAATGATCTATCATCTAATGAATCTACAGGAAATATTGATGATCCAAACCAATACCTTGGCGGTTATCTAAATTTTGATTATCAGTTAACAGAAAAAAGCAACTTGGCTTTGTCATGGAACTCAAGCGCCAATAAAAGTTATAATTCTACCGTTAATTTATTCAATACAATTCGTGCTTATGATGAAGATATAAATGCTTTCAAAACCAATTATACCAATTCTAGAAATAAAGAAGATGCGCGTTCATACAATAATTCGGTTAATTTAAATTACGAATTAAAGACTGATTCATTAGGAAGTAAATTAAATGTAAATGCAGCTTATCTTAATTACAAAAGATTTCAGTTTACAGACAATAAAACATTTGTAGCAGACCATTCAGGAAATAACACACAATTGAATCCAAGCCAGACAACTATTCAGAATCTACCACAAATAATCAATAACTTTTCAAGTACCATAGATTATATACAGAAATTTAAAAATGATTTTACAATAGCTGTTGGTGGAAATTTCAATAAAACAAAAACAGATAACGATACAAAAAACACAACCACAGTTTATGATATTGACGGAAATATTGCAGAATTATTTGATTCAAACGGAAATACTATTGACAACCCAAAATATGAACCTAATCACTTCATTTATGATGAAAATATCTATGGTGCTTATTTAACATTGGAGAAAAAGTTCTCTGATAAACTTTCAGGGAAAATTGGTACCCGATACGAAATTACCAACAGCTTGGGAACCTCAGATAATGCTACTGAAGAATACAGAAAGATTGAAAGAAATTATAATAATTTACTTCCGTATCTGAGCGTTAATTATGCTATTAATGATAAAAATAATATATCATATGCATTTTCGAGCAGAATGAGAAGACCTAGTTTTTGGGAGCTTAATCCTGTAAGAAATATTTTGACAGAAACCAATTATACTCAGAACAACCCTTTTGTTAAGGCTTCATCAACCTATAACCAGGAACTGACCTACATGTTCAAAAATTCTTACTTCTTGATCTTAAATCACTCCTTCTTCAAAGATGTAATTACTCAGGTTCCATTACAAGGCTATGCAAAATCGATGGATGGTAAAATCACCGAGCAAAACGTGCTTCGCTACATCAGAACAAATTTTGGTGACAAACAGGAAATGTCTGCAATGTTGGGAATGAACAAAACATTTTTTAATCAATATCTAACGATGAATTTCAATGTTGGAGTACAGCACAACGTTAACAATGGTTCTTTGTCTGTAGACCCTACGAATGGTGATATTTTTCTTGATAAAGATGGAAACCAAATTGTATATAGTAATAATATAAAATCTACAAGTATCTTAATTCAAACCAATAATACCATCCGTTTAGATAAAAAGAAAACCTGGTTTTTAGGAGTTAATTATTTCTTCGTAGACAAGCAACAAATCGAATTGGGAATGCTTAAGAATCTTTCAAGTCTTGATCTAAGTTTAAAGAAAAACTGGAACGACTGGACCTTTGCATTAAATATTACCGACGTACTTAGAACCAACATCGTAGAAATTGAAGATTACCAAACCAACGGAAATTACAATTACGTAAGAAATGACCAATTCAGAAGAGGCGGAACATTCAGCATCACTTACAATTTCGGAAATCAAAAAGTAAAAAAAGTAAGAAACATCGAAGGTGCTTCAGACGATATCAAAAGTAGAACACGTTAA
- a CDS encoding ferritin-like domain-containing protein, with protein MNILKLLDKLSDDSFFTRQTSRSGSLSDISAFGKKAAVAALPLGLAGLMTTTAKAETFNDNVPGTAMKSALTDALQLALTLEYLEDEYYRIGLNTGTLIPTADRTVFMQISKHEAAHVAFLKATLTSLGETPGAKPTFDFTAGGNFTPFTNYQQFLILAQAFEDTGVRAYKGQAGNVMSNKAVLQAALQIHSVEARHASQVRRMRANKGWIELADGGSMPPATNPVYAGEGVTLQAGFNTATAFGAAAGSAAYDEVLSGSDAAAIAGLFIV; from the coding sequence ATGAATATTCTTAAATTACTAGATAAACTTTCAGACGATTCTTTTTTTACAAGACAAACGTCTAGATCAGGTTCGCTTTCAGACATTTCAGCATTTGGAAAGAAAGCCGCAGTTGCAGCTTTGCCATTAGGTTTGGCTGGTTTAATGACCACTACAGCAAAAGCAGAAACGTTTAACGATAATGTTCCCGGAACAGCGATGAAAAGTGCTTTAACAGATGCCCTTCAGTTAGCATTAACACTTGAATACTTAGAAGATGAGTATTACAGAATAGGTCTCAACACCGGAACTTTAATTCCTACCGCAGATCGTACTGTTTTTATGCAGATTTCTAAACATGAGGCAGCTCACGTTGCGTTTTTAAAAGCAACATTAACTTCTTTAGGAGAAACACCGGGAGCAAAACCTACCTTCGATTTTACAGCCGGAGGAAACTTTACACCATTTACCAATTACCAACAGTTTTTGATTTTGGCGCAAGCTTTTGAAGATACAGGAGTAAGAGCTTATAAAGGACAAGCAGGAAATGTGATGTCTAACAAGGCGGTTCTTCAGGCTGCTTTACAAATCCACTCTGTAGAAGCGAGACATGCTTCTCAGGTGCGAAGAATGCGTGCCAATAAAGGTTGGATAGAATTGGCAGATGGCGGAAGTATGCCTCCTGCAACAAATCCAGTCTACGCAGGAGAAGGTGTTACACTACAAGCTGGATTTAATACTGCAACTGCTTTTGGAGCAGCGGCCGGATCTGCAGCTTATGATGAGGTTCTTAGCGGTTCAGATGCTGCAGCAATTGCAGGTCTGTTTATTGTATAA
- the smpB gene encoding SsrA-binding protein SmpB — MKIEKTVRILNKRARFEYEILEEIEAGMVLTGTEIKSLRSSKASITEAFCQFIDGELYIINMMIDEYKLGTFYNHKTKRERKLLLHKRELLKFEKKLKDAGNTIVPLKLYINDGGKAKILIALGRGKKLFDKREAIKDRENKRNLDRILKKS; from the coding sequence ATGAAGATTGAAAAAACAGTCAGGATACTCAATAAAAGGGCTAGATTTGAATATGAAATTCTCGAAGAAATAGAGGCGGGAATGGTGTTGACCGGTACCGAAATTAAATCTTTACGCTCCTCTAAAGCATCTATTACAGAAGCTTTTTGCCAGTTCATCGATGGTGAATTGTATATCATTAATATGATGATTGATGAATATAAATTAGGCACTTTTTATAATCATAAAACAAAAAGGGAACGAAAGTTGCTCTTGCACAAAAGAGAATTGTTAAAATTTGAAAAAAAACTTAAGGATGCAGGGAATACAATAGTTCCGTTAAAACTTTATATTAATGATGGAGGAAAGGCTAAAATTCTTATTGCTTTAGGGAGAGGTAAAAAACTCTTTGATAAAAGAGAGGCAATAAAAGATAGAGAAAACAAACGAAACCTCGATAGAATATTAAAGAAAAGTTAA
- a CDS encoding four helix bundle protein has translation MGNYKELIVWQKSVDLVTDIYSCTKNFPKEELYSLTSQIRRSSISIPSNIAEGHSRRSQIDYLQFLKIARGSCAELETQLIISKNLNYLNTDEFDHLSKKSEEIAKMLNALITKLQTNS, from the coding sequence ATGGGAAATTATAAGGAATTAATTGTTTGGCAGAAATCTGTAGATCTTGTAACAGATATTTATTCTTGTACCAAAAATTTCCCAAAAGAAGAACTCTATTCTTTAACTAGTCAAATTCGCCGTTCATCAATTTCAATTCCGTCGAATATTGCAGAAGGACATTCCAGAAGATCACAAATTGATTACCTACAATTTTTAAAAATAGCGAGAGGAAGTTGTGCAGAACTTGAAACTCAGTTAATAATCTCAAAAAATCTAAATTATTTAAATACTGATGAGTTTGATCATTTAAGTAAAAAATCAGAAGAAATTGCAAAAATGTTGAACGCACTCATCACTAAACTTCAAACTAATTCCTAA
- a CDS encoding DUF3817 domain-containing protein, producing the protein MEFLENFFAKYGQEKVIKWFKQICLAEAISWFFLFTAMIWIRVDPEGILPIVYISTIGSIHGFFFTLYLLFIPSTRKIYQWDDEDSVFALIAAFFPFATIWIDKKLARFDRE; encoded by the coding sequence ATGGAATTTCTCGAAAATTTTTTCGCAAAATATGGACAGGAAAAAGTCATCAAGTGGTTTAAGCAAATCTGTTTGGCTGAAGCTATTTCTTGGTTTTTCCTTTTTACTGCAATGATTTGGATTAGGGTTGACCCTGAAGGCATTTTACCTATTGTGTACATCAGTACAATTGGAAGTATTCACGGATTCTTTTTCACACTTTATCTCCTGTTTATTCCTTCCACAAGAAAAATATATCAATGGGATGATGAAGATTCTGTTTTTGCTTTGATAGCTGCCTTTTTCCCTTTTGCCACGATCTGGATTGATAAAAAGCTGGCGCGTTTCGATAGAGAATAA
- a CDS encoding ferritin-like domain-containing protein, which yields MKKPIQVSNQGATLDTGRRNFLKLSGIGIAVAGLTLIGCDDDDFEYMEPNKIFDLGTGDVGVLNYAYALEQLEADFYTKVVNNFYSGISNAEKEVLTDLYHHEVIHRDFFKAAISGVTNNVLPTLEFQYSNVNFNDRNSVLATAKALEDTGVAAYNAAGKYISNPAYLVIAGKIVSVEARHASAIRDLINPGTAAFSGDDVINANGLDVAKEPKDIVMAAGGFIKTPFTWKEQGIN from the coding sequence ATGAAAAAACCAATTCAAGTTTCTAACCAGGGAGCAACTCTGGATACCGGCAGAAGAAACTTTCTAAAACTGAGCGGCATTGGTATTGCCGTTGCAGGCCTTACTTTGATAGGCTGCGATGACGACGATTTCGAATACATGGAACCAAACAAAATATTTGATTTGGGAACTGGTGATGTAGGTGTTCTCAATTATGCGTACGCACTTGAACAGTTAGAAGCAGATTTTTACACCAAAGTTGTTAATAATTTCTATTCCGGAATTTCAAATGCCGAAAAAGAAGTTCTTACAGATCTTTATCATCATGAAGTGATACACCGTGATTTTTTCAAGGCGGCCATTTCTGGAGTAACGAATAATGTTTTACCTACTTTGGAATTTCAGTATTCGAATGTGAATTTTAACGACAGAAACTCAGTTTTAGCTACAGCAAAAGCTTTAGAAGATACGGGGGTTGCAGCATATAATGCGGCTGGAAAATATATTTCGAATCCTGCTTATTTGGTGATTGCCGGAAAAATTGTTTCTGTAGAAGCAAGACACGCTTCCGCGATTAGAGATTTAATCAATCCGGGAACTGCAGCATTTTCAGGAGATGATGTTATTAATGCAAACGGACTTGATGTTGCCAAAGAACCAAAGGATATCGTAATGGCAGCCGGAGGATTTATAAAAACTCCATTCACTTGGAAAGAACAAGGTATCAACTAA
- a CDS encoding alpha/beta hydrolase codes for MKKNLTILFLVLIIFSCKEKTINISKDITFDKQMNVSYGNDSEQKLDLYIPKNTQQNKNLFIIIHGGGWKAGNKSQLTYFILSMMKKFPKSVFANINYRLASENRFGIPNQTDDINRVILFLEKTLKYKPNIILLGNSAGGHLSMLYSYKSDGKANIKVVVNIVGPADLSDPSFKNYYDYSFVENHLVDPTLLSNGISMENFASPVYWINKTSPPTISFYGNNDTVIPLSQKNILDSTLNKNGIFNQSFEFTGGHLDWVNERNAPFVINSISEFLKQIDKNKTP; via the coding sequence ATGAAAAAAAATCTGACAATTTTATTTTTGGTTTTAATTATTTTTAGCTGTAAAGAAAAAACAATAAATATCAGTAAAGACATTACTTTCGATAAACAAATGAATGTCTCTTACGGAAATGATTCTGAACAAAAATTAGATTTATATATTCCCAAAAACACTCAACAAAATAAAAATTTATTTATCATCATTCATGGTGGGGGTTGGAAAGCAGGGAATAAATCTCAGCTTACTTATTTCATTTTGTCGATGATGAAGAAATTCCCCAAAAGTGTTTTTGCAAACATTAATTACAGATTGGCTTCAGAAAATCGTTTCGGAATTCCAAATCAGACAGACGATATTAATAGAGTAATTTTATTTTTAGAAAAAACATTGAAATACAAACCCAATATTATTCTTCTCGGAAATAGTGCGGGTGGTCATTTATCAATGCTTTATTCGTATAAATCTGATGGTAAAGCAAATATAAAAGTAGTAGTAAATATCGTTGGTCCAGCCGATTTATCAGATCCAAGTTTTAAAAATTATTATGATTATTCATTTGTCGAAAATCATTTGGTTGATCCAACTCTACTTTCTAACGGAATTTCTATGGAAAATTTTGCAAGCCCAGTTTATTGGATTAATAAAACATCTCCACCAACCATTTCTTTTTACGGAAATAATGACACTGTAATTCCATTATCACAAAAAAATATTTTAGACTCAACTTTAAACAAAAACGGAATTTTTAATCAATCTTTCGAATTTACAGGTGGGCATCTTGATTGGGTGAATGAGAGAAATGCTCCATTTGTAATCAATTCGATTAGTGAATTTTTAAAGCAAATTGACAAAAATAAAACGCCTTGA
- a CDS encoding ABC-F family ATP-binding cassette domain-containing protein, with amino-acid sequence MLTVSNLSLQFGKRVLFDEVNIMFTKGNCYGIIGANGAGKSTFLKILTGKQDPTTGHVSLEPGKRMSVLEQDHFAYDQFTVLEAVLRGNKKLFEIKEEMDALYAKEDFSDEDGIKAGELGVVYDEMGGWNSESDAQTMLSNVGIKDDMHWQMMSELENKDKVKVLLAQALFGNPDVLILDEPTNDLDIDTISWLEDFLADYENTVIVVSHDRHFLDTVCTHIGDLDYAKLNLYTGNYSFWYQASQLATRQRAQANKKAEEKKKELQDFIARFSSNVAKAKQATARKKMIDKLNIDDIKPSSRRYPAIIFEMEREVGDQILDVKGLEKTKDGELLFSNIDLNLKKGDKVAVLSKNSLAITEFFEILAGNTQQDKGTFAWGVTTNQSHMPLDNTDFFKEDINLVDWLRQFTKNDEERHEEFMRGFLGRMLFSGDEALKSCKVLSGGEKMRCMFSRMMLQKANVLLLDEPTNHLDLESITTLNNSLSNFKGNLLLASHDHEMLSTVCNRIIELTPNGIIDREMTYDEYLADKKIKELREKMYS; translated from the coding sequence ATGTTAACAGTATCTAATTTATCTTTACAATTCGGGAAAAGAGTTCTTTTTGACGAGGTAAACATAATGTTTACCAAAGGAAACTGCTACGGAATCATCGGAGCAAATGGTGCAGGAAAGTCTACATTCCTTAAAATATTAACAGGAAAACAAGACCCAACAACAGGACACGTATCTTTGGAACCTGGAAAAAGAATGTCTGTTCTTGAGCAGGATCACTTTGCTTACGATCAATTTACTGTACTGGAAGCGGTTTTAAGAGGAAACAAAAAATTATTTGAAATAAAAGAAGAGATGGATGCCCTTTATGCAAAGGAAGACTTCTCTGACGAAGACGGAATTAAAGCCGGTGAACTAGGTGTTGTATACGATGAAATGGGTGGATGGAACTCTGAATCTGACGCACAAACTATGCTTTCAAATGTAGGTATCAAAGACGATATGCACTGGCAAATGATGAGCGAACTAGAGAATAAAGACAAAGTAAAAGTTCTTTTGGCTCAGGCGCTTTTCGGAAATCCTGATGTGTTGATCTTGGATGAACCTACGAATGACCTTGATATTGATACAATCTCATGGTTGGAAGATTTCCTTGCTGATTATGAAAATACAGTAATTGTGGTTTCTCACGACCGTCACTTCTTAGATACCGTTTGTACGCACATCGGAGATTTAGATTATGCTAAATTAAACCTTTACACTGGTAACTACTCTTTCTGGTACCAAGCTTCTCAGTTAGCGACAAGACAAAGAGCTCAGGCGAACAAAAAAGCGGAAGAAAAGAAGAAAGAACTTCAGGATTTCATCGCGAGATTTAGTTCAAACGTTGCAAAAGCTAAGCAAGCAACTGCAAGAAAGAAAATGATCGATAAATTAAACATCGATGATATCAAGCCTTCTTCTAGAAGATATCCAGCTATTATTTTTGAAATGGAAAGAGAAGTTGGTGATCAGATTTTAGATGTAAAAGGTCTTGAAAAAACGAAAGACGGAGAATTATTGTTCTCTAACATCGACTTAAACCTTAAGAAAGGAGATAAAGTTGCTGTTTTGTCTAAAAACTCTTTAGCAATTACAGAATTTTTCGAAATTTTAGCAGGAAACACTCAACAAGACAAAGGAACTTTTGCTTGGGGAGTTACTACCAATCAATCTCACATGCCTTTAGACAATACAGATTTCTTCAAAGAAGATATCAATTTAGTTGACTGGCTGAGACAATTTACCAAAAATGACGAAGAGCGTCACGAGGAATTCATGAGAGGATTCTTAGGTAGAATGCTTTTCTCTGGTGATGAAGCTTTAAAATCTTGTAAAGTACTTTCAGGAGGTGAAAAAATGAGATGTATGTTCAGTAGAATGATGCTTCAGAAAGCAAACGTTCTTTTATTAGACGAACCTACCAACCACTTAGACCTTGAAAGTATCACGACTTTGAACAACTCATTGTCTAACTTCAAAGGAAATCTTTTATTGGCGTCTCATGACCACGAAATGCTTTCAACTGTCTGTAACAGAATCATCGAATTGACTCCAAACGGAATCATCGACAGAGAAATGACTTACGACGAATATCTTGCTGATAAAAAGATTAAAGAATTAAGAGAAAAAATGTATTCTTAA
- the nadD gene encoding nicotinate (nicotinamide) nucleotide adenylyltransferase, which yields MKKIGLFFGSFNPIHIGHLILANYILENSDMNELWFVVSPQNPFKEKKSLLNDHNRLDMVELAIKNYPDMRASNVEFSLPTPSYTIDTLTYLKEKHPDYSFSLIMGEDNLGSLHKWKNVDLLIKNHHIIVYPRVFEGDKKKSEYINNENISLVKAPVIELSATEIRNMIKQGKNVRPMLPPEVFEYLDGSSFYK from the coding sequence ATGAAAAAAATCGGCTTATTTTTCGGATCATTTAACCCAATTCATATTGGGCATTTGATATTGGCGAATTATATTCTTGAAAATTCGGATATGAACGAATTATGGTTTGTGGTGAGTCCGCAAAACCCGTTTAAAGAAAAAAAGTCACTTCTTAACGATCACAACAGGCTCGATATGGTAGAACTCGCCATCAAAAATTATCCTGATATGCGGGCTTCAAATGTAGAGTTTTCACTTCCTACACCAAGTTATACTATCGATACTTTAACCTATCTGAAAGAAAAACATCCTGACTATTCTTTTAGTTTAATTATGGGTGAAGACAATCTTGGAAGTTTACACAAATGGAAAAATGTTGATTTATTAATAAAAAATCATCACATTATTGTTTATCCCAGAGTTTTTGAAGGTGACAAAAAAAAATCTGAATATATAAATAACGAAAATATTTCGCTTGTGAAAGCACCTGTTATCGAATTGTCTGCTACCGAAATTCGCAATATGATAAAGCAGGGCAAAAACGTAAGACCGATGCTTCCGCCGGAAGTTTTTGAATATTTGGATGGAAGTAGTTTTTATAAGTAG
- a CDS encoding M48 family metallopeptidase: MKKIFISALLISAFSGVQAQKINLGKAAGVVSKGASALSFSNADAIKLSKESVDYMDKNNPIAGPKDPYTVRLNKLFGKHKSQDGLNLNYKVYKVKDINAFACADGSVRVFSSLMDIMTDDELLAVIGHEIGHVKNEDTKDAIKSAYLKAAALEAGSAASGTVAVLNESQVGKMANDFLDASHSKKQESEADIYSYNFMKANNYNVVGAYTAFKKLALLSEAGTAQSGFQKMFNSHPDSNKRAEAVKKRAEKDGLWKDPGIVSLPKTKLTK, encoded by the coding sequence ATGAAAAAAATCTTCATTTCGGCACTTTTGATAAGTGCTTTCTCGGGCGTTCAGGCTCAAAAAATCAATCTTGGAAAAGCAGCGGGTGTTGTATCTAAAGGAGCTTCAGCTTTATCTTTTTCCAATGCAGATGCCATAAAATTATCTAAAGAATCTGTTGATTATATGGATAAGAATAATCCGATTGCAGGTCCAAAAGATCCTTATACAGTAAGGCTGAATAAACTTTTTGGAAAGCATAAATCTCAGGATGGTTTAAACCTAAATTATAAAGTTTATAAAGTGAAAGATATCAATGCATTTGCTTGCGCAGATGGCAGTGTTCGTGTTTTTTCTTCTTTAATGGATATTATGACGGATGATGAATTACTAGCTGTAATTGGTCATGAAATTGGTCACGTTAAAAATGAAGATACAAAAGATGCAATTAAATCAGCTTATCTAAAAGCTGCGGCTTTGGAAGCGGGTTCAGCTGCCTCTGGTACGGTTGCTGTGTTAAACGAAAGTCAGGTTGGAAAAATGGCAAATGATTTTTTGGATGCTTCTCACAGTAAAAAGCAGGAGTCTGAAGCGGATATTTATTCTTATAATTTTATGAAAGCAAATAATTATAATGTTGTCGGAGCTTACACAGCATTTAAAAAATTAGCTTTATTATCTGAAGCAGGAACGGCTCAGTCAGGATTTCAGAAAATGTTTAATTCGCATCCGGACAGCAATAAAAGAGCAGAAGCTGTGAAAAAACGTGCTGAAAAAGACGGTTTATGGAAAGATCCGGGAATAGTTTCTTTGCCTAAAACAAAATTGACAAAATAA